One Microlunatus soli genomic window carries:
- a CDS encoding GAF and ANTAR domain-containing protein has translation MGGVLLSAETVETALNLVARLAAQTVPASVGAGVTIADQRGRRTTAATDAVVEQADALQYRFDAGPCLTAWRDHELVRIDDVVTESRWPQWCGSVRELGVLSVLSAPMLAGQDAIGAIKVYSDEVGAFDARSAALLALFADQAAILLANTQTVTQTRELAEQMTLALENRDVIGQAKGILLAQGAGSADAAFRMLVAVSRRTNRRVAEVAKRLVASVDAQRQLENDAAEE, from the coding sequence ATGGGCGGGGTGCTGCTGTCCGCCGAAACAGTCGAGACGGCGTTGAATCTGGTTGCCAGACTCGCGGCGCAGACGGTCCCCGCCAGTGTGGGCGCGGGTGTCACCATTGCCGATCAGCGAGGGCGACGGACGACCGCTGCGACCGACGCTGTCGTGGAGCAGGCCGACGCGTTGCAGTACCGATTCGACGCCGGCCCGTGCTTGACGGCGTGGCGTGATCATGAGCTTGTCCGGATCGACGACGTGGTGACCGAATCACGTTGGCCGCAGTGGTGCGGTTCTGTACGGGAATTGGGCGTTCTGTCGGTGCTCAGCGCCCCGATGTTGGCTGGCCAGGATGCGATCGGCGCCATCAAGGTCTACTCCGATGAAGTCGGAGCCTTCGACGCCCGGTCGGCGGCTTTGTTGGCCCTGTTCGCTGATCAAGCGGCGATCTTGCTGGCCAACACCCAGACGGTGACGCAGACGCGTGAGCTGGCCGAGCAAATGACGCTGGCCTTGGAGAATCGTGACGTGATCGGCCAGGCCAAGGGGATTCTGCTTGCCCAAGGTGCCGGCAGCGCCGACGCGGCGTTCCGAATGCTTGTTGCGGTGTCGCGGCGCACGAATCGCCGAGTTGCCGAGGTCGCCAAGCGGCTCGTCGCCTCGGTTGATGCACAACGGCAGCTCGAGAACGATGCGGCAGAGGAATGA
- a CDS encoding MFS transporter yields the protein MSDEPAATATIRTKVPARLDRLPWSQFHRRVLVGLGTVWILDGLEVTMVGSVASRLTEKGSGLGLTAGQVGVAAAVYIVGSCLGALVFGQLTDRFGRKKLFLITLGLYLLATVATAFSFSAWYFYLVRFFTGAGIGGEYAAINSAIDELIPARVRGRVDLVINGTYWLGAAAGSGLVVFLLSSIFPVDLGWRLAFGIGAVLALLILVVRRHVPESPRWLFIHGRKDEAERIVDDIEHDVAEHSGQPLSVPEQEIAIRQRRSISFIEIARTAVTLYPKRTVLGLALFVGQAFIYNGITFNLGTLFSGFFGTSSDVVPVFLVIYAVGNLLGPLLLGRLFDTIGRKPMISIAYFGSALLTLPLAAVFYFQWGGEPAFVAALSLTFFLASSGASAAYLTVSEIFPMETRALAIAFFYAIGTGLGGIVGPLLFGSLIDTGERGPVAIGFLISAGVMALGGLAEVTLGVRAEQTALEDIAKPLTAADAVPSDERARS from the coding sequence ATGAGCGATGAACCGGCGGCCACGGCAACAATCCGGACGAAGGTCCCTGCTCGGCTTGATCGACTGCCCTGGTCGCAGTTCCATCGACGGGTGCTGGTCGGCTTGGGAACCGTGTGGATCCTGGACGGACTCGAGGTGACCATGGTCGGGTCGGTTGCCTCCCGGCTCACCGAGAAGGGCAGCGGTCTAGGTCTTACGGCCGGACAGGTGGGGGTCGCCGCGGCCGTCTACATCGTCGGCTCCTGCCTCGGCGCACTCGTCTTCGGCCAACTCACCGATCGCTTCGGCCGCAAGAAGCTGTTCCTGATCACTCTGGGTCTGTATCTGTTGGCGACGGTGGCGACGGCGTTCTCCTTCTCCGCTTGGTACTTCTACCTCGTCCGGTTCTTCACCGGCGCAGGAATCGGCGGTGAATACGCCGCGATCAACTCCGCCATCGACGAGCTGATCCCCGCACGCGTCCGGGGCCGGGTCGACCTGGTGATCAACGGAACGTACTGGCTCGGCGCCGCCGCCGGCTCGGGGCTGGTCGTCTTCCTGCTGTCCTCGATCTTTCCCGTCGATCTCGGCTGGCGGTTGGCCTTCGGCATCGGTGCTGTACTCGCCCTGCTGATTCTGGTGGTCCGCCGTCACGTTCCGGAGAGTCCGCGCTGGCTGTTCATCCACGGTCGCAAGGACGAGGCCGAGCGGATCGTGGACGACATCGAGCATGACGTCGCCGAGCACTCCGGGCAGCCGCTTTCCGTGCCGGAGCAGGAGATCGCCATCCGACAGCGGCGCAGCATCTCCTTCATCGAGATCGCCCGGACCGCGGTCACGCTGTATCCCAAGCGGACCGTGCTGGGATTGGCTCTGTTCGTCGGTCAGGCGTTCATCTACAACGGCATCACGTTCAACCTCGGAACGCTGTTCAGCGGCTTCTTCGGGACATCGTCGGACGTCGTTCCGGTCTTCCTGGTGATCTATGCCGTCGGCAACCTGCTGGGACCGCTGCTGCTCGGCAGGCTCTTCGACACGATCGGCCGGAAGCCGATGATCAGCATTGCGTACTTCGGTTCGGCGCTGCTCACGCTCCCACTAGCCGCCGTCTTCTACTTCCAGTGGGGCGGCGAGCCGGCCTTCGTCGCCGCGCTCTCATTGACGTTCTTCCTCGCCTCCTCGGGCGCCAGTGCTGCGTACCTGACCGTCAGCGAGATCTTCCCAATGGAGACTCGGGCTCTGGCGATCGCCTTCTTCTATGCGATCGGCACTGGCCTGGGCGGCATCGTCGGACCGCTGCTGTTCGGCTCACTGATCGACACCGGAGAGCGCGGCCCGGTCGCGATCGGTTTCCTGATCTCGGCCGGCGTGATGGCACTCGGCGGCCTCGCCGAGGTGACCCTGGGTGTGCGTGCCGAGCAGACTGCACTGGAGGACATCGCCAAACCGCTCACTGCCGCCGACGCGGTCCCCTCCGATGAGCGAGCCCGTTCGTGA
- a CDS encoding L-threonylcarbamoyladenylate synthase codes for MTDEIAEAVAVLRAGGLVALPTETVYGLAADATNIAAVRRIFEAKQRPASHPLIVHISGADQLADWVTEVPPTARRLAERFWPGPLTLILPRGERVPAETAGGLATVAIRAPDHPLAQALLTAFGGGIAAPSANRFGSISPTTADDVRTELGDAIDFVLDGGPCQVGVESTIVQIVDHTPSILRPGGVSREQLEAILGEPVAVPATSPTPVPGQHPTHYAPRAKVVLVKAGQLISAAVRAHQQGHRVGVLIPPDVSDTALTTAHAQITVPESMQTYAHELYRFLREFDHQGCDLIIASLPQSRGLGLAIANRLTRAAGPRNDHGPATDL; via the coding sequence ATGACCGACGAGATTGCAGAGGCCGTGGCAGTGCTGCGCGCCGGTGGTTTGGTCGCGTTGCCGACCGAGACCGTGTACGGGTTGGCTGCTGACGCCACCAATATCGCCGCGGTCCGACGAATCTTCGAGGCCAAACAGCGGCCAGCGTCCCATCCGCTGATCGTCCACATCAGCGGCGCCGACCAGCTGGCCGACTGGGTCACCGAGGTGCCACCGACCGCCCGACGGCTTGCCGAACGCTTCTGGCCCGGGCCGTTGACCCTCATCCTCCCGCGTGGCGAACGTGTCCCGGCCGAGACCGCCGGCGGCCTGGCGACGGTGGCGATTCGGGCTCCTGACCATCCGCTCGCGCAAGCGCTTCTGACCGCCTTCGGCGGCGGGATCGCCGCACCATCGGCCAACCGGTTCGGATCGATCAGCCCAACCACAGCCGACGACGTTCGGACCGAACTCGGCGACGCCATCGATTTCGTTCTCGACGGCGGCCCCTGCCAGGTCGGGGTCGAATCAACCATCGTCCAGATCGTCGACCACACACCCAGCATCCTGCGGCCGGGCGGAGTCAGCCGAGAACAGCTCGAAGCGATCTTGGGTGAACCGGTCGCGGTCCCGGCAACCAGCCCGACCCCGGTGCCCGGACAGCACCCAACACACTACGCACCCCGGGCCAAGGTCGTCCTGGTCAAAGCCGGGCAGCTGATCAGCGCAGCCGTCCGAGCCCACCAGCAGGGCCATCGCGTCGGCGTCCTGATCCCACCCGACGTTTCCGACACTGCCCTCACCACGGCACATGCACAGATCACGGTCCCCGAATCGATGCAGACCTACGCCCACGAGCTCTACCGATTCCTGCGCGAGTTCGACCATCAGGGGTGTGACCTGATCATCGCCTCACTCCCCCAGTCTCGCGGCCTCGGATTGGCGATCGCCAACCGCCTCACCCGCGCCGCCGGCCCCCGGAACGACCACGGACCGGCGACCGATCTCTAA
- a CDS encoding GAF and ANTAR domain-containing protein, translated as MTFQEFSLSQADDFAQLAAQLLAEQQEQPTLARIVTSAVQTVDACDYCSISLHDTDGNLTVPASTGPIAEQAMTLHNDLNEGPGLDTTPALGILNIDDVAGDHRWSQWGPTAAGLGVGSMLGIHLETARPTPTATLNLFAEKPHAFDATDLAVAGIFARLAATAINTARHEEGLRAAALSRQTIGIAQGLLMQRFGLTIDQSFELLRRYSADRNIKLRVLAERLADTGGIPTVGNASDSLEQAFGLRPPDRDPA; from the coding sequence ATGACATTCCAGGAGTTCTCGCTGAGCCAGGCCGACGACTTCGCCCAACTCGCGGCGCAGCTACTGGCCGAACAGCAGGAACAACCCACCCTGGCCCGCATCGTCACATCCGCAGTACAGACCGTCGACGCCTGCGACTACTGCAGCATCAGCCTGCACGACACCGATGGCAACCTCACCGTGCCCGCCTCAACTGGACCCATCGCCGAACAAGCCATGACACTCCATAACGACCTCAACGAGGGACCGGGACTGGACACCACACCTGCGCTGGGCATCCTCAACATCGATGACGTGGCCGGAGACCACCGCTGGTCACAGTGGGGACCCACGGCCGCCGGCCTCGGCGTGGGATCGATGCTGGGCATCCACCTCGAGACCGCCCGGCCGACACCAACGGCAACTCTGAACCTGTTCGCAGAGAAACCCCATGCATTCGACGCCACCGACCTCGCCGTGGCCGGCATCTTCGCCCGCCTGGCCGCGACGGCGATCAACACCGCACGCCACGAAGAAGGACTCCGGGCAGCGGCGCTGTCCCGACAAACCATCGGCATCGCCCAAGGACTACTGATGCAACGCTTCGGGCTCACCATCGACCAGTCCTTCGAACTTCTCCGCCGCTACTCCGCCGACCGCAACATCAAACTCCGCGTCCTGGCCGAACGACTCGCCGACACTGGAGGCATTCCCACCGTCGGCAACGCCTCCGACAGCCTGGAACAGGCCTTCGGACTCCGCCCACCCGACCGCGACCCTGCCTGA
- a CDS encoding flavodoxin family protein — translation MSITALALNCTLNPSPTPSSTELIAQQVLDALAEHDVNGSMIRVVDHDVRPGVEADMGDGDAWPEIRRRLLAADILVLATPTWLGQHSSVCQRVFERLDAELSETDDHGRPLTYGKVAVVAVVGNEDGAHHIIAIALQALNDVGFTVPAQSGVYWNGEAMHTTDFKDLAAVPEKVATTTGTLAANAAHLVSILQPNEYPAVS, via the coding sequence ATGTCTATCACTGCACTGGCGCTGAATTGCACGCTCAACCCGTCACCCACCCCATCGAGTACCGAGCTGATCGCCCAGCAGGTGCTCGATGCGCTGGCCGAACACGATGTCAACGGGTCGATGATCCGCGTCGTCGATCATGATGTCCGACCAGGGGTCGAGGCCGACATGGGCGACGGTGATGCCTGGCCGGAGATCCGTCGGCGGCTGTTGGCTGCCGACATCCTGGTCCTCGCCACACCGACCTGGCTGGGGCAGCACAGCAGTGTCTGCCAGCGGGTGTTCGAGAGGCTGGATGCCGAATTGTCCGAGACCGACGATCACGGTAGGCCGCTGACCTACGGCAAGGTCGCCGTCGTCGCAGTGGTGGGAAACGAGGACGGTGCGCACCACATCATCGCGATCGCCCTGCAGGCGCTGAACGACGTAGGCTTCACCGTGCCCGCGCAGTCCGGCGTGTATTGGAATGGTGAGGCGATGCACACCACCGACTTCAAGGATCTGGCGGCGGTACCGGAGAAGGTGGCCACCACGACCGGGACGCTCGCCGCGAATGCGGCACACCTTGTCTCGATCCTGCAACCCAACGAGTATCCCGCGGTCAGCTGA
- a CDS encoding esterase/lipase family protein yields MAKVTTASSPTIGQKLSGWLMDYGYAAYWMFRAVAGRGKPDLRLHPLTAPRSPVLLIPGVFESWRFMQPVAEHLFRDGRPVHVLDKLGYNTGAIPDMAAIAGDYIEREKLRDLTVIAHSKGGLIAKQVLGQTDALDRIRHVITINTPFSGSRYANLFLLSSVRMFGPSAPIIQALSSETAVNGRISSLYSVFDPHVPETGRLAGARNIVLPTVGHFRPLRPSTPCG; encoded by the coding sequence ATGGCTAAGGTGACGACGGCTTCGTCCCCGACAATCGGGCAGAAGTTGTCCGGTTGGCTGATGGACTACGGCTACGCGGCCTACTGGATGTTTCGTGCGGTCGCGGGGCGAGGAAAGCCGGACCTGCGTCTGCATCCCCTGACGGCACCGCGATCGCCGGTACTGCTGATTCCAGGCGTTTTCGAGAGCTGGCGATTCATGCAGCCCGTCGCCGAACACCTGTTCCGGGATGGGCGACCGGTCCATGTGCTGGACAAGCTGGGTTACAACACCGGAGCGATTCCTGACATGGCTGCGATCGCTGGCGACTACATCGAGCGCGAGAAACTCCGCGACCTGACCGTCATCGCTCACAGCAAGGGCGGATTGATCGCCAAGCAGGTCCTGGGCCAAACCGATGCGCTTGACCGGATCCGGCACGTGATCACCATCAACACACCCTTCTCCGGGTCCCGGTATGCGAACCTGTTTCTGCTTTCCAGTGTCCGGATGTTCGGTCCGAGCGCTCCGATCATCCAGGCGCTGAGCTCGGAAACCGCTGTCAACGGCCGGATCAGTTCGCTCTACAGCGTGTTCGATCCGCACGTCCCCGAGACCGGCCGGCTGGCCGGAGCACGCAACATCGTCCTGCCCACGGTCGGCCACTTCCGCCCGCTCAGACCGAGCACACCCTGCGGCTGA